A stretch of DNA from Bicyclus anynana chromosome 23, ilBicAnyn1.1, whole genome shotgun sequence:
aaaacctacttttaaaaatatgccttttattaaaaaactgttaAAGAAAACACTATGGTGAAGACGTTAAAAACTAACTGACAAGAAATTATCAATTCAAAGCTTCTAACAGCAAGAAATATCTTGCCTTAGAAGATTATTTTAGCCAAAATTAAGCTATTGCTGCTTGCAAGagctcaattttattttaacattaccaCAATGAAAGCTTTTGGTAATCACCCTGAACCCTGCAAAATGTCTGATGTAAATTCATTAACAAGTTTGTCATTTATTTAAACCTCGTTTGACAGGTGAATCAAAAGaggtttaattaaatgtttttttttactcacaCTGACAATTGAAATACACCAAGAAGAACCAATTCAAATACCCGCCTTCTGTTTAAAAAAAGCCTGTTATGGAAAACAATGGTGAGGACAATGAAAGTAACCAACCAATATTCTTTAGCAATTTAAAGCAAGAAATATCTTTCCTTGGTTTATTTTAGccaaaaattttttgttttttttaaaaaaagaatatttgccatatcttttataatatgaccaatattccccttcCCCTCCTACTAGTCGACAAAAagtgtgctaggagtgggtacgacaataaagcAACGGGGTAAGGATAGAACCACCCCTCGGTGTTGAGTCCAACTGCTCTTAccgtagagctattgaggcttaattaGCAGCCAGTCAgcaatcaattaaaatattgcCTACTAACACTTCCAACTAAAATCCAAAATAAGAGTAGGTTCAGGACCACAAGAGCAGTACGTTATCACACCAGTGATGGGACAGATTATTCAAAGCACGTTTAGCTTTTTGACCCAGACCACAGaataacactttttttaaatagtcttaaatagttcactattgttctactagactaaaaaaaatttcatattttattgagacatgattacatgaaaattttagattttaaaagtttttgacaatacgagccaaaacaactgtcggccatgacagaaTATATTTCAACTTTTTCATGATATCACATAATAAATCTCATATAAATGGGAGCTTTgccaaaaatattacttaacaattagtttgacgtttagtacatgaAGGATGTTactgacgtcacaaaatggacgacagcgttcttgacatttggaaaattgaaaaaaatatgtgataattaaattaagtttaaatagaaatccttaacttttattaattgatattaaatattgatatatttaggACCCTTATCCCATGTACTacactaaattaatattgtttttattaaatttgatatgagtcaactaccctattgatcAAATGAAAAATGGTCCAAAAATTCCAACAAGTGGGTTTTTGCCAATCACAAATTTTCTATAAgatatacttatacatatagcatggtatttttttttaaataataattcaatgcCAGATAACCAtcttaatacatataataaattaaacaactaTCTTATCACTACTTTTTatactaactaaaaaaaaaaataataccaaaatgtaatcacaattcaaaattaaattattatacttattaaattagCTATTAAAATACCAGAATTTAGAAGACAGTTCAACAAAACTATTAGTACCGCCTAAACTGTTTCCTAAACTTTTCATAGTGATAGTCGTCCGTAGCTCGTTCACCTTTAGCTTttttgacaattttatttacactatCATCAATTACGTTGgcttcagtcttcgctacttcTGGTTTttcaacttttctttttttggaATTAACAGTGTCTAAATTGAATCTATTATGTTGTACAAAGTTTACCGCCATATTAGTTGGCACAAACTGTGAAGGTCCATCCTTCTTATTATGCCTCTCCCATAATAACTTCATTTTTGCCTCCTCTGTAGCCTCAATGTTCTTAATTTTAGCGTCTATGCCAAGATCCACCTCCGGTATCCCACTGAGCATTTGATTTGAAAGCATCTCCTCAGATCTGTGGGTAGAAGACACTCGCAAGTGTTCAGGCAGTGAAAGTAAAGCAGCTTCCTCAGGCGGAAAATATTTGAGTGTGTCACTGTCATCACAATCCTTTTTGTTCAAGTCATGTCCCtctgtaaacaaaaatattataaagaaaagctgaagagtttgtttgtttgaacgcgcttatctcagaaactactgttccgatttgaaaaatactttgactttttgatagcccatttatcgaggaaggttat
This window harbors:
- the LOC112050767 gene encoding telomere length and silencing protein 1 homolog, with amino-acid sequence MDNDSENEIKFKPKKKKNLRQRVKIEDEESEDEEIILARLEEAKEIQKLRERPNGISVVALATGQKTSLVEEGACKDPFNVKSGGMVNMQALKSGKVKQVDDAYDTGIGTQFSAETNKRDEDEEMMKYIEEQLSKRKEGHDLNKKDCDDSDTLKYFPPEEAALLSLPEHLRVSSTHRSEEMLSNQMLSGIPEVDLGIDAKIKNIEATEEAKMKLLWERHNKKDGPSQFVPTNMAVNFVQHNRFNLDTVNSKKRKVEKPEVAKTEANVIDDSVNKIVKKAKGERATDDYHYEKFRKQFRRY